Proteins from one Listeria innocua genomic window:
- a CDS encoding PTS sugar transporter subunit IIB gives MIQFLRVDHRLLHGQVAVSWFNALDVNTILVANDGVAADDFRKSAIRLAKPEAAKLVMKSIAESIDSINSGVTDKYNLLIVVESVEDAYKLIRGTNGKIPMLNLGGTKQREGTSNYSKAVNLTPEEVEKLTELQKEKIDVFMQQVPNEKKVTFEA, from the coding sequence ATGATTCAATTTCTAAGAGTAGACCATCGTTTACTACATGGGCAAGTTGCGGTATCTTGGTTCAATGCTTTAGATGTAAATACAATTTTAGTAGCAAATGATGGGGTAGCAGCGGACGATTTTCGCAAGTCGGCAATCCGTTTAGCTAAACCCGAGGCCGCAAAACTAGTAATGAAAAGTATCGCTGAAAGTATTGACTCAATTAATTCAGGAGTGACTGATAAGTATAATTTACTTATTGTCGTGGAGTCTGTTGAAGACGCTTACAAACTAATTCGCGGTACAAACGGAAAAATCCCAATGCTAAATCTCGGCGGAACTAAACAACGAGAAGGGACATCTAACTATTCGAAAGCAGTCAATTTAACCCCTGAAGAAGTAGAAAAACTAACAGAGCTTCAAAAAGAAAAAATTGATGTATTTATGCAACAAGTGCCAAATGAGAAAAAAGTAACCTTTGAAGCATAA
- a CDS encoding GntR family transcriptional regulator, translating into MAAKKPLFEVIASKIKDSINRDEYKTGMLMPNETALQEIYSSSRTTIRRAVDLLVEEGLVVRKNGVGLYVQPKLTAQNILEMTGVMKNDTNENLKKDIKDFYIRKAGKFYAEIFGMKENELVYSIKFVQKSEHGVTLDRLILPLGLYPDLQAKDFQIINIIELVNSGKYKLFELEQELQLILAGNEQIKNMQLNENDPVFKLSSVFYAENDMPIAIQYHYEDAESTKYVVDFN; encoded by the coding sequence ATGGCAGCTAAAAAACCATTATTTGAAGTAATTGCTTCGAAAATAAAAGATAGTATTAATCGTGATGAATATAAAACGGGAATGCTTATGCCAAACGAAACTGCGCTGCAAGAAATTTATTCCAGTAGCCGAACCACAATCCGTCGCGCGGTAGATTTATTAGTGGAGGAAGGTCTCGTCGTGCGTAAAAATGGAGTAGGACTTTACGTGCAACCGAAATTAACCGCACAAAATATTTTAGAAATGACAGGTGTTATGAAAAATGATACCAATGAAAATTTAAAGAAAGATATTAAAGACTTTTACATTCGTAAAGCTGGGAAATTTTACGCAGAAATATTCGGAATGAAAGAAAATGAGCTAGTTTACTCCATTAAGTTTGTACAAAAAAGCGAGCACGGTGTCACACTAGATCGCTTAATTTTACCACTGGGTTTATACCCTGATTTACAAGCAAAGGATTTTCAAATTATTAATATTATAGAGCTTGTTAATTCAGGTAAATATAAATTATTTGAGCTTGAGCAGGAACTTCAACTTATTTTAGCTGGGAATGAGCAAATCAAAAATATGCAATTAAATGAAAATGATCCTGTTTTTAAATTAAGCAGCGTTTTTTATGCGGAAAATGACATGCCAATTGCCATCCAATATCATTATGAAGATGCTGAGTCAACCAAATATGTAGTTGATTTTAACTAA
- a CDS encoding GntR family transcriptional regulator — protein sequence MEYKDLSPAVQSEEQLRQLIQEKVAVGETSFPSERALENELGVSRTTLRRSLDTLEKEAVIQKRNRKGIEINQKQTINILKMNSMSSQLPGEQRVEVLSQEIVEGVDKVNRFLTLDEDKPVFKLVRRRIVAEKPFSYEISFVDSARFSGIEKIDLNNSSLYSVLEEKFGIKPTYGREELRFVSANEKLAEALKVPLNTPLFEVVSKAFDQNDEPFEYSKQYLIGNQIKYKINAKNIFDYLEDE from the coding sequence ATGGAGTATAAGGACTTATCGCCAGCTGTGCAAAGTGAAGAACAATTAAGACAGCTTATTCAAGAAAAAGTAGCAGTAGGAGAAACAAGCTTCCCATCAGAACGAGCCCTTGAGAATGAACTAGGTGTCAGCCGAACCACACTTAGAAGATCACTCGATACGCTCGAAAAAGAAGCAGTAATCCAAAAAAGAAACCGTAAAGGCATCGAAATTAACCAAAAGCAAACAATCAACATTTTGAAAATGAATTCCATGAGTAGTCAACTCCCTGGCGAGCAAAGAGTCGAGGTATTATCCCAAGAAATAGTTGAAGGGGTAGATAAAGTAAATCGCTTTTTGACACTTGATGAAGATAAGCCTGTATTTAAACTAGTTCGGCGAAGAATCGTTGCAGAAAAGCCGTTTTCTTATGAGATTTCATTTGTAGACAGCGCTAGATTTTCTGGAATTGAGAAAATTGATTTAAATAATTCCTCACTCTACAGCGTTTTAGAAGAAAAATTTGGTATTAAACCTACTTATGGCCGCGAAGAATTACGTTTTGTATCCGCAAACGAAAAACTGGCAGAAGCTTTGAAGGTACCCCTAAACACCCCGCTTTTTGAAGTTGTGAGTAAAGCATTTGACCAAAATGATGAACCGTTTGAGTACAGCAAACAATATCTAATCGGTAATCAAATCAAATACAAAATTAATGCGAAAAATATATTTGATTACTTGGAGGACGAGTGA
- a CDS encoding aldo/keto reductase has translation MEYVKFGNTGMDVSKICLGTMGFGDKDKWIHKWVLDEANSRPIIKKALDLGINFFDTANIYSYGESEKIVGRALKDYANRDDIVLATKVHQTMRPDRPNSGGLSRKTILSEIDHSLKRLETDYVDLYIIHRFDENTPIEETMEALHDVVKSGKARYIGASAMYAWQFQKAQRVAERNGWTKFVSMQNHYNMIYREEEREMIPFCRDEKIAITPYSPLASGRLTRDFAETTNRSETDPIQKSKYDGMMNSDKGIIERVAELALKHEVSRDKIALAWLLNKDEITSPIIGAQKESHLKSAIGALDIKLTEAEVNYLEELYIPHPVVGALPTSK, from the coding sequence ATGGAATATGTGAAATTTGGCAATACTGGGATGGATGTTTCGAAAATTTGTTTAGGAACAATGGGCTTTGGCGACAAAGATAAATGGATCCACAAATGGGTTTTGGATGAAGCGAATAGTCGTCCAATTATAAAAAAAGCGCTTGATCTTGGCATTAACTTCTTTGATACTGCAAATATTTATTCTTACGGCGAAAGTGAAAAAATTGTTGGCCGAGCACTCAAAGATTATGCTAACCGAGATGATATTGTCTTAGCCACAAAAGTACACCAAACGATGCGCCCTGATCGTCCGAATAGTGGCGGTTTATCTAGAAAAACAATTTTAAGTGAAATTGACCATAGTTTAAAACGCTTAGAAACAGATTATGTTGATTTATATATCATTCACCGCTTTGATGAAAATACCCCAATCGAGGAAACAATGGAAGCTTTACATGATGTCGTTAAGTCGGGTAAAGCACGCTATATCGGTGCAAGTGCGATGTACGCTTGGCAGTTCCAAAAAGCACAACGCGTCGCAGAAAGAAATGGGTGGACAAAATTCGTTTCCATGCAGAACCATTACAACATGATTTACCGAGAAGAAGAACGAGAAATGATTCCGTTTTGCCGGGATGAAAAAATCGCGATTACACCTTACAGTCCACTAGCTTCAGGTCGGTTAACGCGTGATTTTGCAGAAACAACTAATCGTTCAGAAACAGACCCAATTCAAAAATCTAAATACGACGGCATGATGAATTCGGATAAAGGAATTATTGAACGCGTAGCTGAACTTGCTCTAAAACATGAAGTATCACGAGATAAAATTGCTTTAGCGTGGTTGTTAAATAAAGATGAAATCACTTCACCAATTATCGGTGCTCAAAAAGAAAGTCATTTGAAAAGCGCAATTGGAGCGCTAGATATTAAATTAACGGAAGCGGAAGTTAATTATTTAGAAGAACTATATATCCCGCATCCAGTCGTTGGCGCCCTCCCTACAAGTAAATAA
- the alsS gene encoding acetolactate synthase AlsS: protein MIKMEKHEKDQTKGKSGADLVVDSLINQGVTHVFGIPGAKIDKVFDVMEERGPELIVSRHEQNAAFMAAAIGRLTGKPGVVLVTSGPGASNLATGLVTATAEGDPVVAIAGNVTRQDRLKRTHQSMDNAALFRPITKYSEEVVHAESIPEAITNAFRSAAEPNQGAAFVSLPQDIVNEPNVPVKAIRPLAKPENGPASKEQVAKLVARLKKAKLPVLLLGMRASSPEVTGAIRRLLQKTSIPVVETFQAAGVISRDLEDNFFGRVGLFRNQPGDILLNKADLVITVGYDPIEYDPKAWNASGDRTIVHLDDIRADIDHYYQPVTELVGNIALTLDRVNAKFSGLELADKELETLKELHAQLEERDVPPESDETNRVHPLSVIQTLRSAIDDNVTVTVDVGSHYIWMARHFRSYEPRRLLFSNGMQTLGVALPWGIAATLVHPGEKVVSISGDGGFLFSAMELETAVRLRAPLVHLVWNDGSYDMVAFQQKMKYGKEAAVRFGDVDIVKFAESFGAKGLRVTKPSELSDVLKEALETEGPVVVDIPIDYRDNIKLGETLLPDQFY from the coding sequence ATGATAAAGATGGAAAAGCATGAAAAAGACCAAACAAAAGGTAAATCAGGGGCAGACTTAGTTGTTGATAGTTTAATAAATCAAGGAGTAACGCATGTTTTCGGTATTCCGGGTGCGAAAATTGATAAAGTTTTCGATGTAATGGAAGAGCGCGGGCCAGAATTAATCGTTAGTCGTCATGAGCAAAATGCTGCTTTTATGGCTGCGGCTATTGGTCGTTTAACAGGTAAACCTGGTGTTGTGCTTGTAACTAGTGGACCTGGAGCTTCGAACCTTGCAACAGGACTTGTAACCGCAACAGCAGAAGGGGATCCTGTAGTAGCGATTGCTGGGAACGTAACTAGACAAGATCGTCTAAAAAGAACCCACCAATCGATGGATAACGCTGCACTTTTCCGTCCGATTACAAAATATAGCGAAGAAGTAGTTCACGCTGAAAGTATTCCGGAAGCAATCACTAACGCATTTCGTTCAGCAGCAGAACCGAACCAAGGCGCGGCTTTCGTAAGTTTACCACAAGATATTGTGAACGAACCAAATGTACCTGTAAAAGCAATTCGTCCACTTGCTAAACCAGAAAATGGACCAGCTTCCAAAGAACAAGTCGCTAAATTAGTTGCTCGTTTGAAAAAAGCGAAATTACCAGTATTGTTATTAGGAATGCGTGCCTCAAGCCCAGAAGTAACAGGCGCCATTCGTCGTTTACTGCAAAAAACAAGTATCCCAGTAGTAGAAACTTTCCAAGCGGCAGGAGTAATTTCGCGTGATTTAGAAGATAACTTCTTTGGACGTGTCGGTCTCTTCCGCAATCAACCAGGTGATATTTTGCTAAATAAAGCCGATTTAGTTATTACGGTAGGTTATGATCCAATTGAATACGATCCGAAAGCTTGGAATGCATCAGGCGATAGAACGATTGTACATTTAGATGACATCCGTGCTGATATTGACCATTATTACCAACCAGTGACCGAATTAGTCGGAAACATTGCTCTTACATTAGATCGTGTTAATGCGAAATTTAGTGGTTTGGAATTAGCTGATAAAGAACTTGAAACTTTAAAAGAACTTCATGCGCAATTAGAAGAAAGAGATGTACCACCAGAAAGTGATGAAACAAATCGGGTGCATCCGTTATCTGTCATTCAAACGCTTCGTTCGGCGATTGATGATAATGTAACTGTGACAGTCGATGTTGGCTCGCACTACATTTGGATGGCGCGTCACTTCCGCTCTTATGAACCACGCCGTTTACTATTTAGTAATGGTATGCAAACGCTTGGTGTCGCTCTTCCTTGGGGGATTGCAGCTACACTTGTGCATCCAGGCGAAAAAGTCGTATCTATTTCAGGCGATGGTGGCTTCCTATTTTCAGCGATGGAATTAGAAACAGCTGTCCGCTTGCGTGCTCCATTAGTGCATCTTGTGTGGAATGACGGAAGCTATGACATGGTCGCTTTCCAACAAAAAATGAAATATGGCAAAGAAGCAGCTGTTCGTTTTGGCGACGTCGATATTGTTAAATTCGCCGAAAGCTTCGGTGCAAAAGGACTTCGTGTAACTAAACCATCAGAACTTAGCGACGTATTAAAAGAAGCGCTTGAAACAGAAGGCCCAGTCGTTGTAGATATTCCAATTGATTACCGAGACAACATCAAACTTGGTGAAACATTACTACCAGACCAATTTTATTAA
- a CDS encoding ABC transporter substrate-binding protein gives MKKKWGVIIASLCLLLVLGACGSDEKADANEVPTLKWYMIGTPQKDTEEVMKEVNKYTEEKIGVKVEMTQIDWGDYGKRMQTVINSGENFDIAYSAAGEFVSYSQKGAFLPLNKYLDKEGKKMKAELNEVLWEGATIDGNIYGVPSNKEVGEQQVYVFNKNLVDKYKMDISKVKNFSDLEPMLKTIKENEPSITPIGGNKDFKPAFSYDYLIDNAVPLPFAVNQYEDTGKIVNFYEQPDTLETLKSLHSFYQKGYVTKDIATSTDPWSYDKENWFVRIEKYQPYAENIWDKNTGGKYKVVTQPIAETPIIKNNSVTGAIQAVSVTSQHPEEAVKFLDLLNTDEYLRNLVDKGIEGTHYKELDDGKIQDLPARVERYSMPTYALGNHFILKLYEDEPADKWDQFKTFNKKSVASPGLGFYFDSSKVRTEIASITNVCNEFAPALLTGTVDPVEYTEKFKAKLNDAGMKKVMKEMQKQYDEYRASQE, from the coding sequence ATGAAAAAGAAATGGGGAGTAATCATCGCGTCACTTTGCTTGCTACTAGTTTTAGGTGCGTGCGGAAGCGATGAAAAAGCAGATGCAAATGAAGTTCCGACACTGAAATGGTACATGATTGGGACACCACAAAAAGACACGGAAGAAGTAATGAAAGAAGTAAATAAATATACTGAAGAAAAAATTGGTGTCAAAGTAGAAATGACACAAATTGACTGGGGCGACTACGGCAAACGGATGCAAACAGTTATTAACTCCGGAGAAAACTTTGATATTGCCTATTCAGCAGCAGGAGAATTCGTTTCTTATTCGCAAAAAGGTGCATTCTTGCCACTAAATAAATACCTAGATAAAGAAGGCAAGAAAATGAAAGCTGAATTAAATGAAGTTCTTTGGGAAGGAGCAACGATTGACGGCAATATTTACGGTGTACCTTCCAACAAAGAAGTCGGCGAACAACAAGTCTATGTTTTCAATAAAAATCTAGTAGATAAATATAAAATGGACATATCGAAAGTAAAAAACTTCAGCGATTTAGAACCAATGCTAAAAACCATTAAAGAAAACGAACCTAGCATCACACCAATTGGCGGGAATAAAGACTTTAAGCCAGCATTTTCATATGATTATTTAATCGATAACGCTGTGCCGCTTCCTTTTGCCGTGAATCAATACGAAGATACTGGTAAAATCGTTAACTTCTATGAACAACCAGATACATTAGAAACCTTAAAATCGCTTCATAGCTTCTACCAAAAAGGTTATGTTACTAAAGATATTGCCACTTCAACTGATCCATGGTCTTACGATAAAGAAAACTGGTTTGTGCGTATTGAGAAATACCAACCATACGCAGAAAACATTTGGGATAAAAATACAGGCGGTAAATATAAAGTAGTCACACAACCAATTGCCGAAACACCAATCATTAAAAATAACTCAGTCACAGGCGCAATTCAAGCTGTATCCGTGACAAGTCAACATCCTGAAGAAGCAGTGAAATTCCTTGATTTACTAAACACAGATGAATATTTACGCAATTTGGTTGATAAAGGAATTGAAGGCACCCATTATAAAGAGTTAGATGATGGCAAAATTCAAGATTTACCAGCACGTGTGGAACGTTATAGCATGCCAACTTATGCACTAGGAAATCACTTTATCCTTAAATTATATGAAGATGAACCAGCCGATAAATGGGATCAATTTAAAACATTTAATAAAAAATCAGTAGCATCACCGGGCTTAGGTTTCTATTTTGACTCATCTAAAGTAAGAACAGAAATCGCTTCAATTACAAATGTTTGTAATGAATTTGCTCCAGCGCTTCTAACCGGAACAGTCGATCCAGTAGAATACACCGAGAAATTCAAAGCTAAATTAAATGATGCAGGTATGAAAAAAGTAATGAAAGAAATGCAAAAACAATACGACGAATACCGCGCCTCGCAAGAATAA
- a CDS encoding carbohydrate ABC transporter permease translates to MAEQLEAVSEIEQVRGEMEKPAKNKPAKDIIGFGKKMNVAMNVMLAFLALICIFPFLYIIVISFSSETSLAANGFQLIPKEWSMEAYEYLWKMKGQLLQSYGITIVVTVIGTVCSVAMIALYSYAISRPQFKYRRQFTFIAFFTMLFSGGMVPAYIVMTQFLHLRNSIWAMILPLAMNAFYIMIMRTFFLRSIPEPILEAARIEGAGELRIFLQMVVPLSLPGLATIALFSTLGYWNDWFQASLYIDNPNLVPLQSLLMKIENNLEFMRQNSEIAYTAGAFKSIPQDGAKMAMVVISTLPIAITYPFFQKYFISGLTIGGVKE, encoded by the coding sequence TTGGCAGAACAGCTTGAAGCAGTGAGTGAAATAGAACAAGTGCGAGGCGAAATGGAAAAACCAGCAAAAAACAAGCCGGCAAAAGATATTATCGGTTTTGGCAAAAAGATGAATGTGGCGATGAATGTTATGCTCGCTTTCTTAGCGCTCATCTGTATTTTTCCATTTTTATATATTATTGTTATTTCTTTTTCGAGTGAAACATCTCTGGCGGCAAATGGCTTTCAACTAATACCGAAAGAGTGGAGCATGGAAGCGTACGAATATTTATGGAAGATGAAAGGTCAGCTTTTACAATCATACGGCATCACGATTGTAGTTACAGTTATAGGTACTGTGTGTAGTGTTGCAATGATTGCTCTTTATTCTTATGCAATATCCAGACCACAATTTAAGTATCGCCGTCAATTTACATTTATTGCCTTCTTCACGATGCTGTTTAGTGGCGGGATGGTGCCAGCTTATATCGTTATGACACAATTTTTGCACTTACGAAATAGTATTTGGGCAATGATTTTACCACTAGCAATGAATGCTTTTTACATTATGATTATGCGTACATTTTTCTTACGGTCGATTCCGGAACCAATCCTTGAAGCGGCGCGGATTGAGGGCGCAGGGGAACTAAGGATCTTTTTACAAATGGTTGTGCCACTTTCCTTACCAGGACTTGCGACAATCGCGCTTTTCTCTACGCTCGGTTACTGGAATGACTGGTTCCAAGCATCACTTTATATTGATAATCCAAATTTAGTTCCATTACAATCTCTGCTTATGAAAATTGAAAACAATTTAGAATTTATGCGGCAAAACTCAGAAATTGCTTATACTGCCGGCGCATTTAAGTCCATTCCTCAAGACGGGGCAAAAATGGCGATGGTTGTTATTTCAACTTTACCAATCGCGATTACCTATCCGTTTTTCCAAAAATACTTCATTAGTGGACTCACAATTGGCGGCGTAAAAGAATAA
- a CDS encoding ABC transporter permease, translating to MKKVLSQIRANRIWLLMVLPGLLWFLVFSYLPMFGTVIAFKDYKIDGKGFLSSIMNSDWVGLENFKFLFQTNDAFIITRNTVLYNLVFIIVGLFLGVALAIVFNSLLNKRGAKIYQTGMLFPHFLSWVVVSYFLFSFLSEDSGLMNNILLAFGQDPVSWYNDPKYWPFILIMMNVWKGLGYGSIVYLAAIAGIDRTYYEAAMIDGAGKWQQIRHVTIPALTPLMVILTILNVGKIFNSDFGLFYQLPRNSGPLYPVTDVIDTYVYRGLTSLGDMSMSAAAGFYQSIVGFILVLLTNYIVKKINPEYGLF from the coding sequence TTGAAAAAAGTTTTATCACAAATTCGAGCTAATCGGATTTGGCTATTAATGGTACTTCCGGGCCTTCTATGGTTTCTGGTTTTCTCATACTTACCAATGTTTGGTACAGTTATTGCGTTCAAAGATTACAAGATTGATGGGAAAGGATTTTTATCCAGTATTATGAACAGCGACTGGGTGGGGCTTGAAAATTTTAAATTCCTATTCCAAACAAACGACGCTTTTATTATTACCCGAAACACCGTCCTTTATAATTTAGTATTTATTATCGTTGGGCTGTTTCTTGGCGTGGCACTTGCGATTGTCTTTAACAGCTTACTAAATAAACGAGGAGCAAAAATTTATCAAACAGGAATGCTTTTCCCGCATTTCTTATCATGGGTTGTTGTGAGTTATTTCTTATTTAGCTTTTTAAGTGAAGATAGCGGACTGATGAACAATATTTTACTTGCATTCGGGCAAGATCCTGTTTCATGGTATAACGATCCGAAGTATTGGCCGTTTATTTTAATCATGATGAATGTCTGGAAAGGGCTTGGTTATGGAAGTATTGTCTACCTTGCTGCAATTGCCGGAATTGACCGAACTTACTACGAGGCCGCGATGATTGACGGCGCTGGCAAATGGCAACAAATTAGACATGTAACGATTCCTGCGCTAACACCACTGATGGTTATTTTAACGATTTTGAATGTCGGGAAGATTTTTAATTCGGATTTCGGGTTATTTTATCAATTACCGCGAAATTCAGGGCCACTTTATCCGGTGACGGATGTTATTGATACATATGTATACCGGGGCTTAACGTCGCTCGGTGATATGAGTATGAGTGCGGCAGCTGGTTTCTATCAGTCGATTGTCGGCTTTATTCTAGTGTTACTCACTAACTACATCGTGAAAAAAATAAACCCAGAATATGGCTTATTTTAA
- a CDS encoding response regulator transcription factor yields MLKIVLVDDEPLILKGLESIIPEFEQNIEIVGTAKNGELALELFADQEVDVLLTDIEMPVMNGLELIDAWKKRQPTTKSVVLSGFEDFHYIKRGLSAGIENYLLKPLNEQELKETFVQIEKKQVTDNVVPREEAYYILRDNTIWRWLNLRINKEEWEERLALYDMTLNQNESAVLIQIQPTKETDMAEWKKLSEHYRRTYPFMLLTPENEIILGITEQTSISEQILAIHQDMKQRISNEAFYIFISEKVQGEMMYPQAFRQLTRLLPERLVKESGSLIAYQKRTKHTWRPKRKQHQLAKLLVMNNEKEIKAWINNFFKEWNDHKLESDPHQMLHILNELLVMMAESDPKELSESMGRIAEETSIEGLEEATLTYAIRYYNRKKQTDESKSPIIQNVLAYITEHFSEGMSLKTLGNDFHINAVYLGQLFQKEMGEHFTDYLNRYRVNYAKEELLQTKDNLTIIAGKSGYTDMAYFYRQFKKHTGETPNRYRKIHQ; encoded by the coding sequence ATGCTAAAAATAGTACTAGTAGACGACGAACCCCTTATTCTTAAAGGTTTAGAAAGCATTATTCCAGAGTTTGAGCAAAACATTGAAATTGTCGGGACAGCCAAAAATGGCGAACTAGCCTTAGAGTTATTTGCGGATCAAGAAGTGGATGTCCTTTTAACAGATATAGAAATGCCTGTGATGAATGGTTTAGAATTAATCGATGCATGGAAAAAACGCCAACCGACTACTAAAAGCGTCGTTCTTTCCGGATTTGAAGATTTTCATTATATAAAACGTGGACTTTCAGCGGGAATCGAAAATTATTTATTAAAACCTTTAAACGAACAAGAATTAAAAGAAACATTCGTACAAATAGAGAAAAAACAAGTGACAGATAATGTCGTACCAAGGGAAGAAGCGTACTACATTTTACGGGACAATACGATTTGGCGCTGGCTAAATTTACGAATTAATAAAGAAGAATGGGAAGAGCGACTTGCGTTATACGATATGACTTTAAATCAAAACGAGAGCGCCGTCCTCATCCAGATTCAACCAACTAAAGAAACCGACATGGCTGAATGGAAAAAGCTTTCTGAACACTACCGGCGCACTTATCCATTTATGCTACTTACTCCAGAAAATGAAATCATCTTAGGAATAACCGAACAAACCTCTATATCCGAACAAATTTTAGCGATTCATCAAGATATGAAGCAACGCATTTCAAACGAAGCTTTTTATATTTTTATCAGCGAAAAAGTACAAGGGGAAATGATGTATCCGCAAGCGTTCCGACAACTGACGAGATTACTTCCAGAACGGCTTGTAAAAGAGTCCGGCAGCTTGATTGCCTATCAAAAAAGAACTAAACACACTTGGCGACCAAAAAGAAAACAACATCAACTTGCAAAACTACTCGTAATGAATAATGAAAAAGAAATCAAAGCATGGATTAACAACTTTTTTAAAGAATGGAACGATCATAAATTAGAAAGCGATCCGCATCAAATGCTCCATATTTTAAATGAACTACTTGTGATGATGGCGGAATCAGACCCTAAAGAATTAAGCGAGTCAATGGGACGAATCGCAGAAGAAACAAGCATTGAGGGGCTAGAAGAAGCAACACTCACCTATGCGATTCGTTATTACAATCGTAAAAAACAAACCGATGAATCAAAAAGCCCTATTATCCAAAATGTACTAGCGTATATTACCGAACATTTTTCAGAAGGCATGTCCTTAAAAACGCTTGGCAACGATTTTCACATTAATGCAGTCTATCTTGGGCAACTTTTCCAAAAAGAAATGGGTGAGCATTTTACGGATTATTTGAATCGCTACCGAGTAAACTATGCGAAGGAAGAGTTGCTGCAAACAAAAGATAATTTAACGATTATTGCTGGGAAATCCGGCTATACAGATATGGCCTATTTCTATAGACAGTTTAAAAAACATACTGGCGAAACACCAAATCGTTACCGGAAAATCCATCAATAA